TTCTTGGCTTAATCTTTATCGTTCTATGTTTTGTAGGCTGGGAAGTTTATAGTACTTACAATCAAATGGATAACATCCAGAAATCTAAAGAAGAATCACGGTTCAAACAATTTGAAGAAAAGCCTGAGGTTCAGCCACCTGAATGGGAAGGCTCTGAACGAGTTAACATTCTGCTGATGGGTGGAGACGAGCGCGGAATTAGAAAAGGTGAGGTTGCCCGATCTGATTCTATGCTTATTGTGTCCATTGATCCCCCCACTAAAAAAATACATTTATTTTCCGTGCTTCGAGACACACAAGTGGCTATCCCCGGATTCAAAGATAACCGCGTGAATGCAGCAATCACGTTAGGTGGACCTGAGCTTGCGATGAAGACAATCGGCAACCTGGCTGGTCTCGATATTCAATATTATGTGTATGTCGATTTCCAAGGATTCATCAAGCTCGTGGATGCGATAGGCGGCGTCGATTTCTTCGTGGAAAAAAACATGAAGTATTCCGATTCTGCAGACGGTCATGTGTATGATATTAATCTGCAAAAGGGCCAGCAGCACTTAGATGGCGATAAAGCGTTGCAGTATGTGCGGTTCCGGCACGACAAGCTATCCGACTTCACCCGCACGGAGCGTCAGCGTGAATTCCTGAAGGCGATCGCTGGCAAGATGCAGACGGGTTGGAATTTAATACGTTTGCCAGACATTCTGGGCAAAGTCACTCCTTTCATGGAATCAAATATGTCTGCTGATGATATGCTCAAGCTAGCTAGGCTAGGCTATAAGTCGAATCAAGCAGGCTCGGCACAGCTTCCTCCGATGGAGCTTGTAACGGATATAGTTGTTAATGGCTCTGCCGTATTGGGAGTAAGAAATCTAGACGCTCTCAAGGGCTACGTGCAAGAAGTGTTAAACAAGGATGATAGCGTAACTTCACCAGAAGCGTCTCCATCATCCAGCCCGAGTATTGATAAGAAATAAGATTGTGATAAGAAATTATATTGTATTTACTAAGTAAGCAAGCAGCTTAGATATGAGTTGGAGGACCTTAACCAAATGCAAAGAATACGTTCAGAACAATTATATGAAGAAGCTCAGGAGCACATCGTTGGAGGAGTAAATAGCCCTTCTCGTTCTTTTAAAGCAGTTGGGGGTGGAGCTCCTGTATTCATGCAAAAAGGACAAGGCGCTCATTTCTGGGACGTTGATGGTAACAAATATATTGATTATTTAGCCGCTTTTGGACCTATTATTACGGGGCATGCTCACCCTGTAGTTACCGAAGCCATTGTTCAAGCTGCACACAACGGAACGTTATTGGGCACAGCCACTGAGCATGAAATCAAGCTCGCCAAAGAGCTTAAAGCAGCTATTCCCTCAATGGACAAGGTGCGATTCGTCAACTCGGGTACGGAAGCGGTCATGTCGACAATTCGAGTTGCTCGTGCTTTTACTGGTCGGAACAAAATCATTAAATTCGCCGGCTGTTACCATGGGCATGCCGACCTTGTTTTAGTCGCTGCGGGCTCAGGTCCGTCGACACTTGGCATTCCCGATAGCGCAGGAATTCCTCCTAGCATCGCTAGTGAGGTTATTACTGTGCCATTTAATGAATTGGACGGCTTGCGGCTTGCATTGGAGCGTTGGGGTAACGAGGTTGCAGCAGTTATGGTCGAGCCCATTGTCGGCAACTTCGGTATGGTCATGCCTAAGCCAGGTTTTCTGGAAGGGCTATGTAAGCTGACGCGTGATGCAGGAGCGTTAGTCATTTATGATGAAGTTATTAGTGCTTTCCGGTTCCATTATGGCTCGGCTCAAACCTTCCACGCTTTTCCGGATCAAAGTTTGATCCGTCCTGACTTAACTGCACTTGGCAAAATAATCGGCGGCGGAATGCCTATTGGCGCATATGGCGGGCGGGCCGATGTCATGGCGATGGTCGCTCCTTTGGGACCCGCTTACCAGGCAGGAACGATGGCGGGCAACCCCGCTTCCGTACTAGCGGGATTGGCTTGCTTAGAGGTTCTTAAACAACCCGGCGTCTATGAGCAGATGGAACGATTAGCCGTTAAGTTGGTAGATGGTTTGCAGCAGTCAGCTGTCCGTCATGGCGTATCCCTTACCATAAACCGGATCGCGGGAGCCTTCTCTACACATTTCTGTAACCATCCCGTTACGAACTATGAAGAAGCTCAAGGCGCAAATAGCGAGCTATTCGCCAAATTCTTCCGGCTCATGCTTGAGCGTGGCGTTTATCTCGCCCCTTCCAAATATGAAGCCTGGTTCCTAACGACCGCCCACACCGACGCCGAGATCGACGAAACACTCTTGGCTGCAGATGAATCGTTCCTCGAGATGTCGAAGAACTAACTAATCGCGGCTGAATAAATTTTCCATAGTCGCTATAATAGGAGCTGCCCAAAAAGTGAAAACTTTGGGGCTGCTCTTTTTTTCGACCAGTTTTTCGACCAATTAGACCTCTGGCAGTTGCAATACCCTCCGATACTCGGCTTTCAACTAATTAGATCGCTCGCTGTGGCTTACCCCACCCATACTCGGTTTCCGACCAATTATATCTTTACGTCTAAGCGGGGCAACCACTTGAACCTGCGATCCTTAGTAGCCCTCAGTGCGCTATCGCGGGAAAAGTGTCTGGAGTCGCGGATTTTAGTAGCCCTCAGTGCGTTATCGCGGGAAAAGTATCCCGTTTCGAGACTCTTAGTAGCCCTCAGTGCGTTATTGCGGGAAAAGTGCCTGAGTGCGCGCTCCTTAGTAGCCCTCAGTGCGTTAGTACGAGAAAAGTGTCTGAGTGCGCGCTCCTTAGTAGCCCTCAGTGCGTTATTGCGAGAAAAGTGTCTGGAGTCGCGCTCCTTAGTAGCCCTCAGTGCGTTATTGCCAGAAAAGTATCTGAGTGCGCGCTCCTTAGTAGCCCTCAGTGCGTTATTGCCAGAAAAGTATCTGAGTGCGCGCTCCTTAGTAGCCCTCAGTGCGTTATTGCCAGAAAAGTATCTGAGTGCGCGCTCCTTAGTAGCCCTCAGTGCGTTATCGCGGCAAAAGTGACTGTAGTCGCGGATTTTAGTAGCCCTCAGTGCGTTATTGCGGGAAAAGTGTCTGAGTGCGCGGGTGTTAGTAGCTACACAACAAAAAACAGGTTGTCCCATCTTTATGGGGCACCCTGCTTTTTTCACTGTGAATCGAATGTTACTTAAGTCTATAACTCATTCTCATTGAAATTGTTCCTCAAGCTGGACGTTCAATTGATTAGGGAACTCATCTGTGAAGGAGCTCCAATTCATACTCATCTCACTATCCGTCAGCAGACAAGCGTCCAATTCATCTGTCAGCTCTTTACGATTCATGGACAGACCTATGAATACGATTTTGTTTATCCGATCCCCGTAAGTAGAGTCCCAGTAGCCAGCTACCTTCTCGTCCTCCAAAAGAATCTGGTCTCTCTCCTGCGTCGGCAACGATGCTACCCAATAGCCTGCAGGGCCAAATTGAATAGAAGGACCCGCTTGGCTGAAATTTTGGGCGATTTCATTGCGCGTTGAAAGCCAAACTAAACCCTTCGCCCTTACAACCTCCGCTGGCCATTCGCTCATCCAATTCATTAACCGCTCAGGATGAAAAGGTCGGATACGTTCATAGACGAAGGAGCCGATGCCATATTCCTCTGTTTCTGGCACATGGAACTCCTTATCCATTTCCTGCTTCCAGCCCGCCGACTGACTTGCCTCGTCAAAATCAAATAGTCCCGTATTCAAAATATCAGAAGGCTCAACCTGTCCGAATTGAGCTCGGATAAGCTTTGCCCGTGGCTGAAGACTGCGCAGTACCGACTCTAGCTCAAGCAGTTCCGTCTCCTCTACCCTGTCACACTTATTCAGAATAAGCACATCGCAAAACTCGATCTGGTCGATAAGCAGATCAACTACCTCGCGAGTATCCTCTTCCCCGACCGCCTGCTTGCGATCCAGCAATGTTTCTCCCGATGAGTAATCATTCCAGAATCGATAAGCATCAACCACAGTCACCATACAATCCAATCGGCAAAACTGCGTCAGGTCAATTCCATGCTCTTCATCAATATAAGTAAAGGTCTGAGCGACCGGTATAGGTTCACCCACTCCTGTTGACTCAATTAGGATATAGTCAAACCGATTCTCCATAGCCAATCTCTCTACCTCTCGCAGCAAATCCTCCCTTAGCGTGCAGCAGATGCAACCATTGGACATTTCAACGAGCTTCTCATCCGTACGAGACAGCCCGCCCCCATCTTTAATAAGGTCGGCATCAATATTTACATCACTCAAATCATTCACGATTACAGCAACGCGCATCCCCTTCCGATTGTTAAGCACATGGTTAAGAATTGTTGTTTTGCCAGCACCCAAATACCCGCTCAATACAGTGACAGGAAGCTTCTTATTATTAGTATTCATTTTCATAACCCCTTAACTTATTTATTTAAAGCTTTTATAAGACCAGCAAGATTGTTAGTCATAATGCCAATGTAATCCAAGCCTTTGCTTACCTCTTCCTCCGTCAGGCCTTCAAGAGGGTTCAATACATCGGTGCTCGCACCGATTTCTTCCGCAATCGTTTTGGCTATTTTAGGGTCAACAAGTGTCTCGAAGAAAATGGTCCTGACATCATGCTCTTTAGCAAGTTTGATAACCTCCGCCATCTTCTCCGGAGACGGCTCCTGCTCAGGCGATAATCCAGCAATCGGAATTTGGATCAATCCGTATGTCCTTGCCAAATAGCCAAAAGCGGCATGCTGAGTAACGAATTCCTTACGCTTGGAGTCCTTAAGATCTTCCCTAAATTTCTCATCCAAAGCCTTGAGCTTCGCAACATATGCATCTGCATTCGCCTTATACTCGTCTTTGTGATCAGGATCTGCTTGCTCTAATGCTGCCTGAATGTTACGAACCTCTTGCTGAGCTAATGATGGATCCAGCCATACGTGGGGGTCCAAAGAATGCTCGGCCTCATGACCATCCTCATCATGATCTACGTCCCCTTCCGCATGCTCGTGGTCATGGTCATGTTCGTGGTCGTGCTCATGTTCGTGCTCGCCTACACCTTCCATTAATACGATGCCTTTACTCGCTTCCACATCTACCCTCTTATCATTTATCGCACTAGCCAGGGTTTTCTCCACCCAGCTCTCCACGATTCCGTTGTATACAAACACATCTGCTTTCTGAATGGCAGCGACATCCTTTGGCGATGGCTCCCAATCATGCGGCTCAGCACCAGATGGAATGAGTCCCACAACCTCGGCATGATCTCCGGCAACCTGCTTAGTAAACTCAACCATAGGGTAAAACGTGGCCACAATCTTCAATTTATCCCCATTAGACGTATGACTCCCATTTGTGTTTCCACAGCCCGATATAACCAATGATGCAATTGCAATGCTTAACAACCCTTTGTTTAATGCTTTCATTTCTGATTTCCTCCTGATAACTATAAAATATGAATTAATGAATGACTGGCGGTTCTAGCTGAAGCCGTTCCGTTTCTGTCACATATCTTTTATTCCTTAACTTGCTTAACTTCACGAACACTTTCTTACCCGTAATTCCTGCAATCAGGAACACTAATAAAGTTAATGCGATGGTCCCTCCAGGAGGAGTACTCAATTCGTAAGAGGCCGTCAAACCGGAAAATACTCCAACCACTCCGATTATCATCGCAAGCCACAGTGCCCAAGAAAAGCTAGGAGCCAGTCGAATCGCCAACGCTGCAGGCAAGACAATTAAAGAGGAAACTAGCAACACTCCAACGATAGGCATAGCAGCAGCGACGATCATCCCTGTTATAATGCTGAACAGTAGTGAAAGCAGCCTAACAGGAACTCCATTTGCTCTCGCCGTTTCCTCATCAAAAGTAATTAGATATAATGGCTTTCTCAGAAGGTAGAAAAATAACCCTCCTACTAACGCAACAGCAATGACGAGAATGATTTCCGTCCTTTGCACCGAGACAACCGATCCGAATAAGTACGAAGAGAATCCTCGACTAATGCCTGGGTTCATGGACATCAAGACTACAGCGGTTGAAAGTCCGCCTATCATAATAATTGCGATAGAAACCTCAGAATAGGACTTATACGACCTACGCACATATTCAACGACTATGGCTCCGATAACAGCTATTACAAAACCTGATAATGCCGGATTTATTTTCAACAGCGCGCCCGCCGCCACACCAGCCAATGAAACATGGGATAGCATATCCGCCATCAACGCCTGCCTTCTCAGCATGAGATACACGCCAAGCACTGAAGCAATTAAGGCAATGACCCCACCAGCGAAAAATGCCCTTTGCATGAAGTCGTAGTGCAGCATTTCCATCCCCCTACCTCCTTTCGCTCCAGCTGGATAATACGATCTAAATAGGAGCCCGCCTCAGATAAGTCGTGGGTTACCATAACTACGGTTACCCCTCTCTTATTGACACAACTGTGCAGCAACTCATATAACTGAACACGACTCTGCGCATCCATCCCAGTAGTAGGCTCATCCAGCACAAGCAAGTCAGGCTCCTGTGCCAGCGCTCTTGCAATACATATCCGTTGCTTCTGCCCGCCTGATAGCTCACCGATCTTCCGATTCCGCTGTTCCCACATTCCAATCTGCTTCAATGCTTGCTCAGCTAACTCCCTGTCTTTGCGGTTGATTCTTCTAAGCCAGGAGCCTCGCATGTATGTACCTGAACATACAAATTCAAGCACCTTACTCGGAAATCCACTGTTAAACGCTGCGACCTGCTGCGGCACATAGCCCACAGCCAGCTTTTTGCCATCTTTGCGACATCGAACCCTACTTACCTCACCACTCCAAGGCTGAAGCAGCCCAAGTGCAAGCTTTAGCAGCGTAGTTTTCGAAGCACCATTGGGACCTGTCACAGCAACAAATTCACCTGAATGAATCTCTACGTCCACGTCCTCCAAGCAGGGTGAATCCCCATAGCCAAAGACGACCTGTTTCATTGAAGCCAATAACAAAGTACTCACCCTTTACTTTCTTCATTTAAATCGTAATAATTACGATTAGATGATAAAAATAAAACCGAAACAATTTGTTAATAGTAACGATTACGTTTAAGGTTATCAGCGAGAAGATAGAATGTCAACAACAATCTCCCAGTTATCTTTGTGTGCATAAAAAAGAGCCCCTACAATCCTATTGGATCGCAGAAGCCCTTCTCGCCTATCTATGTTTCTTATTTAGTCGCTGGTGCTGGCGTAGCTGCTGGCGCTGGAGTGGTTGCCGGTGCAGGTGTTGGGGCAGCTACCTCAACTGCTGGAGATGCAGCTTTAGCAACAACTTTACCCTTAACATTGATTAGTTTTGCTTCCGTGCCTACAACGACACGCGCAAGTCCTTTATTGAATGCTTCGACCGAATCGAATGTTGGTTTAATGGCAACCTCGCCACTTCTATTGATGAAGCCGTATTTACCGCCTTCCTCGAAAGAAGCCAAGCCGTCATGGAAGTCTCCAACATCTTCATATTTAGTACTAAGAACTGTCTCGCCTTTGCTATTCACGTAGCTGAATACACCATCGTTACTAACTGCAGCAAGACCTTCACTAAAGGAAAAGCCTTGAGCATTCTTAGCAGGAACAGCTAATACTCCTTGGGCATTCACATATCCGAACGCGCCTTCACCGTCTGCTCCTTCTGCTTGAACAAGTCCAAGTCCATTGCTAAAATCAAATGCATGCTGATATATCGCAGGAATAGCAATTTTTCCTGTTTTGTCGATATAACCATATTTACCATCGATTTGAACAGCAGCCAAGCCATTATTGAAATAGAATGCATCCTCGAACTGCAGCTTGATTACTTCCTTGCCCTTGTGATCGATGTAGCCAAACAAGTCTCCGATACGAACAAGCGCTAAGCCTTCAGAGAAATCAAACGACTCGTCGTAAAATGGAGTCAGAATGGTTTTTCCTTTAGCATCGATGTAAGCAGAAGTGCCATCCGCTTTAACTACCAAAGCCAATCCATCCGAGAAATCATAGGCTTCGTCAAATTGAGGAGCAATAACTGCTTTTCCATTGATATCGATATAACCGTATTTACCATCTTTATTAACAATAGCCAAGCCTTCGCTGAATGCGTTAGCCTCATCATATTGAGCCGCAATAACTATTTCACCAAAAACATTGACATAGCCTTGCTTGTCGTCACTCTCGAACGGATGAAGCCTTGGAGTGATTGTTAGTGTCGAAGTCGCTTTATCCAATCCAATTGTGGCACCAAATGTCTCAGCAATGTAACGCGCAGGAACCCACACTGCTCCATCATTCCAAATTGCTGCACTCGGAAGAGCGACACTCTTGCCGTTAACAAGCGCCTTCTTAGCATCAACGTCGAACTTAACAGTTCTGGTTCCTTGAGTCAGCGTTGTTGTTTTGGTCGCTTGCTCCCATTTAACAGTAACCCCTAATGCAGCGGCAAACGGCTTAACAGATAAGTAAGTTACACCCTTGATCGTTGCAGTAGTCAAACCAGTCTGTACTAGCCCACCAACATTTATGATGGTGCTGGAAGCAGCTGCTGATGCTGCAGATGCGTGACCGAAGCTTGCGATTTGAACTGCTACGAGTGCAGCAGCAGCGATTAGAAGTCCTTTACGAACGGATGGACGTGTATTAGTCATATGGATTTTCCCCTCATCAATATAAATTTGATAAATGATTTATCGATTATTTTTTCAAGTAAATTTGGTCAAACGTCCCTTTATCGGCAAAATGCTCAGCTTGTGCTTTATCCCAGCCACCAAAATCATTAATTGTGATCAGGTTAAGAGCAGGGAAGCTTTTCTCGAATTCCTTCGCAACCTTTGCATTAATTGGACGATAGAAGTTACGTGCAGCTATCCGTTGACCTTCCTCAGTGTAGAGGTAATCAAGATAAGCAGTCGCTACTTGACGAGTGTCATGCTTGCTTACATTTTTAGTAACTACGGCTACAGTTGGCTCAGCAAGAATACTAAGGGATGGAGTTACAATTTCAAACTTATCACCATATTCTTTCTTAGATAAGTAAGCTTCGTTCTCCCAAGCAAGTAGTACGTCGCCGATACCTTTTTCAACAAATGTATTCGTAGAGCCTCTAGCTCCGGTATCTAACACAGGGACATTTTGGAAAAGCTTCTTAACGAAGTCCTTCGCTTTGTCCTGGCTATTGTTATTGTTTTTCAAAGCGTAGCCCCATGCTGCAAGATAGTTCCAACGTGCTCCGCCTGAGGTTTTTGGATTTGGTGTAATTACCTTCACATCAGTCTTAATTAGATCGTCCCAGTCTTTAATGTTTTTAGGATTGCCCTTGCGAACTAGGAAAACAATTGTAGATTTATAAGGTGCGCTATTGTTAGCAAGACGCTTCTGCCACCCTTTGGAGATAAAACCTTTGTTCTCGATTGCCGTTACATCATATTCTAGAGCCAATGTCACAACGTCTGCTTCCAATCCATCAATAACTGAACGAGCTTGTGCACCTGAACCGCCATGAGATTGCTTGATGTTTACCTTCTGACCTGTTTTCTTTTCCCAATACTTAGCGAAGGCTGCATTGTAATCCACATATAGCTCACGAGTAGGATCGTAAGATACATTTAGAAGGTTGACGCTCTTCTTCTCAGATTTCTTCGTTACGGCACCAAATACTGATGTCGTGGATAAAACAAATACCAATGCGGTAAGCAGGATAAAGCGGAATGATTTCCTCATGCGGTTGACTCTCCTTTATAATTAAGAAATTTTGCAAACGCAAAAGGCCTCAAATGTACACATACACGTAGCTCAACTAATGAAGCATTCGCGGATATGAGTCGAGGCCTCCGGTTTACCGGTCGGCGCGTTGGCACGATCCTTATGAATAATCCCATCATATTCCAGACTATTCCTAGTTGTCAACTATGAATTAAGCATTGACAATAAGTTTATTCGCTTGCTACAATCTCTTCATTAATTCCAATTATTACTATTGGTTTTGATAACTTAACGAAGAGGGGTCATTTTTATGAAACAGCGCTACAGCACGCGCAGCCGCGCTATTGGGATCGGTATTTTGGCACTTATTTTATTAACAGTTACTGCTTGCTCGGGAAAAAATAAAGACACCGCGAATGAAGCTATACCTTCATCGGATTACAGCAAATCCGCGTCACTCCTTAATGCTGTTTCTGACGGAACTGCGGATTTATTCAAAGAAATTGATGATGGCTTTATAAAAAATTGGAAGTCTCGCACAGGTCAAGACGTAACCATTGAGCTACCCGCAGGTAACTCATCTACTCAAAAAGAAGCTATTATTGGTGGACAATTAAAGGCCGATGTTACGACACTTGGCGTTGGCATCGATATTGATGCTATTCAAGCAAAAGGACTCATCAATGAGGGCTGGCAGCAGCGGTATGATTATAACAGCTCTCCTTTTTCGACAACGGTCGCTTTTATCGTTCGCACTGGGAACCCGAAGGGCATCTCTGATTGGGAGGATTTGGTGAAGCCAGACGTTAAAATCGTAACTTCAAATCCAACAACCTATTCAGATGCACGATGGTACTATGCAGCAGCCTGGGCATACTCACTTGATAAGCAAGCGGATGACTCAGATGCTGCAAAAGCATTCGTAACAGACTTCCACCAGCATGTGTCTTTGCTTGCTAAAGACGATCAGGAAGCCGAAAGCTCCTTTATTGAGAAGAACGAAGGAGACGTATGGGTCACAACCGAAAGCAACGCTCTACGGATTGCCAGCTCAACGGGAAAAGGCAAGGTCGAGGTTATTGTTCCTTCCGTCACTCTAGCCATTGAACCCGTCATTTCTGTTGTAGACAGCAATGCTGATGCAAAAGGCGTTAAAGAGGTTGCCAATGCTTATGCTGATTACTTATTTACTGAAGAAGCACAAACCCTTGCGGCCGAACACTTCTTCAGATCACGCTTCGCATCCATAACCGAGCATTTCACAGATGTATTTGCCAATGTAACAATCCTCACCGTGGATGACAATTTATCGGGATGGGAAGATCTGCAGCAAACCCTGTTCGGGGATGGCGGATTGTTCGGACAGCTTCCGGTTAAGTGATAATGAGAATGAAAATATAAAATCTTGCAAAACGGCAAAAGCCATGAATTTTCAACAAATGTTGAGATTCATGGCTTTTTCGCTAGCCCGCTGAGCTTATTGTACTCGCAAGAGTTATTATTTCTGCTGGCTGGACATCGATAAAGCTATGGAATTCCGAATCGCTATCTAATACCTCTAGCAAGGTATCTATGAGCTTCA
This portion of the Cohnella abietis genome encodes:
- a CDS encoding glutamate-1-semialdehyde 2,1-aminomutase; this translates as MQRIRSEQLYEEAQEHIVGGVNSPSRSFKAVGGGAPVFMQKGQGAHFWDVDGNKYIDYLAAFGPIITGHAHPVVTEAIVQAAHNGTLLGTATEHEIKLAKELKAAIPSMDKVRFVNSGTEAVMSTIRVARAFTGRNKIIKFAGCYHGHADLVLVAAGSGPSTLGIPDSAGIPPSIASEVITVPFNELDGLRLALERWGNEVAAVMVEPIVGNFGMVMPKPGFLEGLCKLTRDAGALVIYDEVISAFRFHYGSAQTFHAFPDQSLIRPDLTALGKIIGGGMPIGAYGGRADVMAMVAPLGPAYQAGTMAGNPASVLAGLACLEVLKQPGVYEQMERLAVKLVDGLQQSAVRHGVSLTINRIAGAFSTHFCNHPVTNYEEAQGANSELFAKFFRLMLERGVYLAPSKYEAWFLTTAHTDAEIDETLLAADESFLEMSKN
- a CDS encoding WG repeat-containing protein, whose translation is MTNTRPSVRKGLLIAAAALVAVQIASFGHASAASAAASSTIINVGGLVQTGLTTATIKGVTYLSVKPFAAALGVTVKWEQATKTTTLTQGTRTVKFDVDAKKALVNGKSVALPSAAIWNDGAVWVPARYIAETFGATIGLDKATSTLTITPRLHPFESDDKQGYVNVFGEIVIAAQYDEANAFSEGLAIVNKDGKYGYIDINGKAVIAPQFDEAYDFSDGLALVVKADGTSAYIDAKGKTILTPFYDESFDFSEGLALVRIGDLFGYIDHKGKEVIKLQFEDAFYFNNGLAAVQIDGKYGYIDKTGKIAIPAIYQHAFDFSNGLGLVQAEGADGEGAFGYVNAQGVLAVPAKNAQGFSFSEGLAAVSNDGVFSYVNSKGETVLSTKYEDVGDFHDGLASFEEGGKYGFINRSGEVAIKPTFDSVEAFNKGLARVVVGTEAKLINVKGKVVAKAASPAVEVAAPTPAPATTPAPAATPAPATK
- a CDS encoding sulfate ABC transporter substrate-binding protein, which gives rise to MRKSFRFILLTALVFVLSTTSVFGAVTKKSEKKSVNLLNVSYDPTRELYVDYNAAFAKYWEKKTGQKVNIKQSHGGSGAQARSVIDGLEADVVTLALEYDVTAIENKGFISKGWQKRLANNSAPYKSTIVFLVRKGNPKNIKDWDDLIKTDVKVITPNPKTSGGARWNYLAAWGYALKNNNNSQDKAKDFVKKLFQNVPVLDTGARGSTNTFVEKGIGDVLLAWENEAYLSKKEYGDKFEIVTPSLSILAEPTVAVVTKNVSKHDTRQVATAYLDYLYTEEGQRIAARNFYRPINAKVAKEFEKSFPALNLITINDFGGWDKAQAEHFADKGTFDQIYLKK
- a CDS encoding metal ABC transporter substrate-binding protein codes for the protein MKALNKGLLSIAIASLVISGCGNTNGSHTSNGDKLKIVATFYPMVEFTKQVAGDHAEVVGLIPSGAEPHDWEPSPKDVAAIQKADVFVYNGIVESWVEKTLASAINDKRVDVEASKGIVLMEGVGEHEHEHDHEHDHDHEHAEGDVDHDEDGHEAEHSLDPHVWLDPSLAQQEVRNIQAALEQADPDHKDEYKANADAYVAKLKALDEKFREDLKDSKRKEFVTQHAAFGYLARTYGLIQIPIAGLSPEQEPSPEKMAEVIKLAKEHDVRTIFFETLVDPKIAKTIAEEIGASTDVLNPLEGLTEEEVSKGLDYIGIMTNNLAGLIKALNK
- a CDS encoding LCP family protein, producing the protein MIKKWSKKWRYTLFSVLGLIFIVLCFVGWEVYSTYNQMDNIQKSKEESRFKQFEEKPEVQPPEWEGSERVNILLMGGDERGIRKGEVARSDSMLIVSIDPPTKKIHLFSVLRDTQVAIPGFKDNRVNAAITLGGPELAMKTIGNLAGLDIQYYVYVDFQGFIKLVDAIGGVDFFVEKNMKYSDSADGHVYDINLQKGQQHLDGDKALQYVRFRHDKLSDFTRTERQREFLKAIAGKMQTGWNLIRLPDILGKVTPFMESNMSADDMLKLARLGYKSNQAGSAQLPPMELVTDIVVNGSAVLGVRNLDALKGYVQEVLNKDDSVTSPEASPSSSPSIDKK
- a CDS encoding metal ABC transporter permease → MEMLHYDFMQRAFFAGGVIALIASVLGVYLMLRRQALMADMLSHVSLAGVAAGALLKINPALSGFVIAVIGAIVVEYVRRSYKSYSEVSIAIIMIGGLSTAVVLMSMNPGISRGFSSYLFGSVVSVQRTEIILVIAVALVGGLFFYLLRKPLYLITFDEETARANGVPVRLLSLLFSIITGMIVAAAMPIVGVLLVSSLIVLPAALAIRLAPSFSWALWLAMIIGVVGVFSGLTASYELSTPPGGTIALTLLVFLIAGITGKKVFVKLSKLRNKRYVTETERLQLEPPVIH
- a CDS encoding GTP-binding protein, with the translated sequence MKMNTNNKKLPVTVLSGYLGAGKTTILNHVLNNRKGMRVAVIVNDLSDVNIDADLIKDGGGLSRTDEKLVEMSNGCICCTLREDLLREVERLAMENRFDYILIESTGVGEPIPVAQTFTYIDEEHGIDLTQFCRLDCMVTVVDAYRFWNDYSSGETLLDRKQAVGEEDTREVVDLLIDQIEFCDVLILNKCDRVEETELLELESVLRSLQPRAKLIRAQFGQVEPSDILNTGLFDFDEASQSAGWKQEMDKEFHVPETEEYGIGSFVYERIRPFHPERLMNWMSEWPAEVVRAKGLVWLSTRNEIAQNFSQAGPSIQFGPAGYWVASLPTQERDQILLEDEKVAGYWDSTYGDRINKIVFIGLSMNRKELTDELDACLLTDSEMSMNWSSFTDEFPNQLNVQLEEQFQ
- a CDS encoding metal ABC transporter ATP-binding protein, with the translated sequence MLLASMKQVVFGYGDSPCLEDVDVEIHSGEFVAVTGPNGASKTTLLKLALGLLQPWSGEVSRVRCRKDGKKLAVGYVPQQVAAFNSGFPSKVLEFVCSGTYMRGSWLRRINRKDRELAEQALKQIGMWEQRNRKIGELSGGQKQRICIARALAQEPDLLVLDEPTTGMDAQSRVQLYELLHSCVNKRGVTVVMVTHDLSEAGSYLDRIIQLERKEVGGWKCCTTTSCKGHFSLVGSLP
- a CDS encoding sulfate ABC transporter substrate-binding protein, producing MKQRYSTRSRAIGIGILALILLTVTACSGKNKDTANEAIPSSDYSKSASLLNAVSDGTADLFKEIDDGFIKNWKSRTGQDVTIELPAGNSSTQKEAIIGGQLKADVTTLGVGIDIDAIQAKGLINEGWQQRYDYNSSPFSTTVAFIVRTGNPKGISDWEDLVKPDVKIVTSNPTTYSDARWYYAAAWAYSLDKQADDSDAAKAFVTDFHQHVSLLAKDDQEAESSFIEKNEGDVWVTTESNALRIASSTGKGKVEVIVPSVTLAIEPVISVVDSNADAKGVKEVANAYADYLFTEEAQTLAAEHFFRSRFASITEHFTDVFANVTILTVDDNLSGWEDLQQTLFGDGGLFGQLPVK